A single region of the Microcella sp. genome encodes:
- the eno gene encoding phosphopyruvate hydratase, which yields MAAIEAVGAREILDSRGNPTVEVEVLLDDGTVSRAAVPSGASTGAFEAYELRDGDKSRYLGKGVLKAVDAVLDVLGPAIEDMDASDQRLVDAELRAADGTDNKSKLGANAILGVSLAVAKAAADSADLPLFRYLGGPNAHVLPVPMMNVINGGSHADTGVDVQEFMILPIGAESYSEGLRWGVETYHALKGELKAGGFSTGLGDEGGFAPDLAGTKAALDFLMAAIEKAGFTPGTDIALGLDVAATEFFENGIYRFEGAEHTAESLTAYFGDLVGSYPLVTIEDPLAEDDWAGWAAFTASVGSRVQVVGDDLFVTNPSRLADGIAQGSANSLLVKVNQIGTLTETFDAVALAQRSGFTCVLSHRSGETEDTTIADLAVATNSGQIKTGAPARSERVAKYNQLLRIEEELGDAAVYAGRGAFPRFSA from the coding sequence ATGGCTGCAATCGAGGCCGTCGGCGCCCGCGAGATTCTCGACTCGCGCGGCAACCCCACCGTCGAGGTCGAGGTGCTGCTCGACGACGGAACCGTCTCGCGCGCCGCAGTGCCCTCGGGCGCCTCGACGGGTGCCTTCGAGGCTTATGAGCTTCGTGACGGCGACAAGAGCCGCTACCTGGGCAAGGGTGTGCTCAAGGCCGTCGACGCCGTGCTCGACGTGCTCGGCCCGGCGATCGAAGACATGGATGCGAGCGACCAGCGACTCGTCGACGCCGAGCTGCGCGCCGCCGATGGCACCGACAACAAGTCGAAGCTCGGCGCGAACGCCATCCTCGGCGTCTCGCTCGCCGTGGCGAAGGCCGCCGCAGACTCGGCCGACCTGCCCCTCTTCCGATACCTCGGCGGGCCGAACGCCCACGTGCTGCCCGTGCCGATGATGAACGTCATCAACGGCGGATCCCACGCCGACACCGGCGTCGACGTGCAAGAGTTCATGATTCTGCCGATCGGAGCTGAGAGCTACAGCGAAGGCCTTCGCTGGGGCGTCGAGACCTACCACGCGCTCAAGGGCGAGCTCAAGGCCGGCGGCTTCAGCACGGGCCTCGGTGACGAGGGTGGTTTCGCCCCCGACCTCGCCGGCACGAAGGCGGCCCTCGACTTTCTCATGGCGGCCATCGAGAAGGCGGGCTTCACGCCCGGCACCGACATCGCGCTCGGGCTCGACGTCGCGGCGACCGAGTTCTTCGAGAACGGCATCTATCGCTTCGAGGGGGCCGAGCACACCGCCGAGTCGCTCACCGCATACTTCGGCGACCTCGTCGGGTCATACCCGCTGGTGACGATCGAAGACCCGCTGGCTGAAGACGACTGGGCAGGCTGGGCCGCGTTCACCGCGTCGGTCGGCTCACGCGTGCAGGTCGTCGGCGACGACCTCTTCGTCACGAACCCCAGTCGCCTTGCTGACGGCATCGCCCAGGGTTCTGCCAACTCGCTGCTCGTCAAGGTCAACCAGATCGGAACCCTCACCGAGACCTTCGACGCCGTCGCGCTCGCGCAGCGCAGCGGATTCACGTGCGTGCTCTCGCACCGTTCGGGCGAGACCGAAGACACGACGATCGCCGACCTCGCCGTGGCGACCAACAGCGGCCAGATCAAGACCGGTGCCCCCGCTCGCAGTGAGCGCGTGGCGAAGTACAACCAGCTGCTGCGCATCGAAGAAGAGCTGGGTGACGCCGCGGTGTATGCAGGCCGTGGCGCATTCCCGCGATTCAGCGCGTAG
- a CDS encoding septum formation initiator family protein, with product MPRRPRDPRTTTPVALPVDAPAATPWFRNLQISGFTVAVFVLIVAGLIVLAPSLRLLVEQQREIAALEQRVAEQQAEVDQLQTEIDRWQDSAYIEAQARDRLLYVYPGDISYLIIDDGVTPERFDGTPVSDEIQTTRIDWVRALLTSAVTAGLTDKPADQLPSPQFGGGG from the coding sequence ATGCCCCGCCGACCTCGCGACCCGCGCACGACGACTCCCGTCGCGCTGCCCGTCGACGCTCCGGCGGCGACTCCGTGGTTTCGCAACCTGCAGATCTCGGGCTTCACGGTCGCAGTGTTCGTGCTCATCGTCGCCGGGCTCATCGTGCTCGCGCCCTCGCTGCGGCTGCTCGTCGAGCAGCAGCGCGAGATCGCGGCGCTCGAGCAACGCGTGGCCGAGCAGCAGGCCGAGGTCGACCAGCTGCAGACCGAGATCGATCGCTGGCAAGACTCCGCCTACATCGAGGCGCAAGCGCGCGATCGACTGCTCTACGTCTACCCGGGCGACATCAGCTACCTCATCATCGATGACGGCGTCACCCCCGAGCGCTTCGACGGCACTCCGGTGAGCGACGAGATTCAGACCACCCGCATCGACTGGGTGCGCGCGCTGCTCACCTCGGCCGTCACGGCAGGCCTCACCGACAAGCCGGCCGATCAGCTGCCGTCTCCGCAGTTCGGCGGCGGGGGATGA
- a CDS encoding DUF501 domain-containing protein produces MSRPPFAPFTDRDVDIVSAQLGRQARDVIGIAARCVCGAPTVVATSPRLGNGTPFPTLYYLSHPAATAAVSTLEAEGRMAEYTAMLLDDVELQNAYRAAHESYLGDREGILNVPEIEGYSAGGMPVRVKCLHALVGHSLAAGPGVNPIGDLALAECGWSPEVCACDADQRPA; encoded by the coding sequence ATGAGCCGCCCGCCGTTCGCACCGTTCACCGACCGCGACGTCGACATCGTCTCGGCGCAACTCGGTCGGCAGGCGCGCGACGTCATCGGCATCGCCGCGCGCTGCGTGTGCGGTGCGCCGACCGTGGTCGCGACGAGCCCTCGGCTCGGCAACGGCACGCCATTTCCGACCCTGTACTACTTGAGCCACCCGGCCGCGACGGCGGCCGTCTCGACCCTCGAGGCCGAGGGCCGCATGGCCGAGTACACCGCGATGCTGCTCGACGACGTCGAACTGCAGAACGCCTACCGCGCGGCGCACGAGTCGTACCTCGGCGATCGGGAGGGCATCCTGAACGTTCCCGAGATCGAGGGATACTCTGCCGGCGGCATGCCAGTGCGCGTGAAGTGCCTGCACGCGCTCGTCGGGCACAGCCTCGCGGCAGGCCCGGGCGTGAACCCCATCGGAGACCTCGCCCTGGCCGAGTGCGGCTGGAGCCCCGAGGTGTGCGCATGCGACGCCGACCAGCGCCCCGCCTGA
- a CDS encoding S8 family serine peptidase: MRRRPAPRLRRASALLIASGLAVGVLLPGSLAEPAFADAVRDRQYWLSELGITQAWSTTRGEGVVIAIIDSGVDATHPDLAGAVIGGTDVSGRGSPSGTEPLGPDGRTHATMVASLAAGRGSAPGVGVIGAAPAASILSISLVFGPGERSGDDQISEGVVWAVDNGADIISLSLTRNRIDWPESWDDAFLYAEENDVVVIAAAGNRGSGTDQVAAPATMPGVLAVGGIDRAGRASTAASTEGITIGVMAPSEGLIGAVPGGGHRLWQGTSGATPIVAGIAALVRAAHPDLDAAGVINRIISTARPVTSVVPDPDYGYGVIDAAAAVSAEVPNVTANPLGSLAEWITVNRRADAAPLEVAIAAAQPPRARAVTAPPSLVPSFIVREAAASIPLVIIIAGTGTVLTALGAAAALRFVSRRRSE, encoded by the coding sequence ATGCGACGCCGACCAGCGCCCCGCCTGAGGCGCGCGAGTGCGCTGCTCATCGCGAGCGGCCTGGCCGTCGGCGTGCTGCTGCCCGGCTCGCTCGCCGAGCCCGCGTTCGCCGATGCCGTGCGCGACCGGCAGTACTGGCTGAGCGAGCTCGGCATCACGCAGGCCTGGAGCACCACGCGCGGCGAAGGCGTCGTCATCGCCATCATCGATTCGGGGGTGGATGCCACGCATCCCGACCTGGCCGGCGCCGTCATCGGGGGCACCGATGTCTCGGGTCGAGGCTCGCCCTCCGGCACCGAGCCCCTCGGCCCCGACGGCCGCACGCACGCCACCATGGTTGCCTCGCTCGCCGCCGGTCGCGGAAGCGCGCCGGGAGTCGGCGTGATCGGTGCGGCACCCGCCGCCTCGATACTCAGCATCTCGCTCGTGTTCGGGCCGGGTGAGCGCAGCGGCGACGACCAGATCTCAGAGGGCGTCGTCTGGGCGGTCGACAACGGCGCCGACATCATCTCGCTCTCGCTGACCCGCAATCGCATCGACTGGCCCGAGAGCTGGGATGACGCGTTTCTCTACGCAGAAGAGAACGACGTGGTCGTCATCGCCGCAGCTGGCAACCGCGGCAGCGGCACCGACCAGGTGGCGGCGCCCGCCACGATGCCGGGAGTGCTCGCCGTGGGAGGCATCGACCGTGCGGGGCGGGCGAGCACCGCCGCGTCGACCGAGGGCATCACGATCGGAGTCATGGCTCCCAGCGAGGGGCTCATCGGCGCAGTGCCAGGGGGCGGCCACCGACTCTGGCAGGGCACGAGCGGCGCGACGCCCATCGTGGCCGGCATCGCGGCGCTCGTGCGTGCCGCGCACCCCGACCTCGATGCTGCGGGCGTCATCAACCGCATCATCAGCACGGCGCGCCCCGTGACCTCGGTCGTGCCCGACCCCGACTATGGATACGGTGTCATCGACGCCGCCGCGGCGGTGAGCGCAGAGGTGCCGAACGTCACCGCGAACCCCCTGGGGTCGCTCGCCGAATGGATCACCGTCAATCGTCGCGCAGACGCCGCGCCGCTCGAGGTGGCCATCGCTGCGGCCCAGCCGCCGCGCGCTCGCGCGGTCACGGCACCGCCCTCTCTGGTGCCGAGCTTCATCGTGCGGGAGGCTGCGGCGAGCATCCCTCTCGTGATCATCATCGCCGGAACAGGCACGGTGCTCACCGCGCTCGGCGCCGCGGCCGCCCTGCGGTTCGTCAGCCGCCGCCGTTCAGAGTAG
- a CDS encoding FAD-dependent oxidoreductase: protein MPRILVVGGGYAGFYTALKLEKQLRRGEAEVIMVDPLPYMTYQPFLPEVAAGSIEPRHAVVSHRRHLKRTTVITAAVTGIDHAAKTATIAPEVGEPYTIDYDHVVVTAGSVSRTFPIPGVADVAIGMKSIEEAVAVRDRLIDNFSRAALLPAGPERDRLLTVVVVGGGFAGIETFAELRSLASSLLAQYPGLSIDDTHFHLIEAMGRIMPEVSLKTSHWVLKNLAQRDAIVHLDTQLTSAVDGRIELSTGETFESDLVIWTAGVMANPVLRGTDLPVDERGRLRAQPDLRVVDDNGPLEGAWTAGDVAAVPDLSGGGVGGYCVPNAQHAVRQGKQLAKNLIAVLRDEQPREYNHTNLGAVAGLGLWVGVYQWRGVAVKGWMAWIMHRGYHGLAIPMWERKLRVFGGWVGHFFLGRDTVSLSARETPQAYFQKFASRPKV, encoded by the coding sequence GTGCCCAGAATTCTTGTCGTCGGTGGCGGCTATGCCGGTTTCTACACCGCTCTGAAGCTCGAAAAGCAACTGCGCCGCGGTGAGGCCGAAGTCATCATGGTCGACCCGCTGCCCTACATGACCTACCAGCCCTTCCTGCCCGAAGTGGCCGCAGGCTCGATCGAGCCCCGCCACGCCGTGGTCTCGCACCGACGGCACCTGAAGCGCACCACCGTGATCACTGCGGCCGTCACCGGCATCGACCACGCGGCCAAGACCGCCACGATCGCTCCCGAGGTCGGCGAGCCCTACACGATCGACTACGATCACGTCGTCGTCACGGCCGGCTCGGTGTCGCGCACCTTCCCGATTCCGGGAGTGGCAGATGTCGCCATCGGCATGAAGTCGATCGAGGAGGCCGTCGCGGTGCGCGACCGACTCATCGACAACTTCAGCCGCGCAGCCCTGCTGCCTGCGGGCCCCGAACGCGACCGCCTGCTCACCGTCGTCGTCGTGGGCGGCGGCTTCGCCGGCATCGAGACCTTCGCCGAGCTGCGCAGCCTGGCGAGCTCGCTCCTCGCGCAGTACCCGGGCCTCTCGATCGACGACACCCACTTTCACCTCATCGAGGCGATGGGGCGCATCATGCCCGAAGTGTCGCTCAAGACCAGCCACTGGGTGCTCAAGAACCTCGCTCAGCGCGACGCCATCGTGCACCTCGACACGCAGCTCACGAGTGCCGTCGACGGCCGCATCGAGCTGTCGACCGGCGAGACCTTCGAGAGCGACCTCGTCATCTGGACGGCCGGCGTCATGGCCAACCCCGTGCTGCGCGGCACCGACCTTCCCGTCGACGAGCGCGGGCGCCTGCGGGCGCAGCCTGACCTGCGCGTCGTCGACGACAACGGCCCCCTCGAGGGTGCGTGGACGGCGGGCGATGTCGCCGCAGTTCCCGACCTCTCGGGCGGCGGAGTCGGCGGCTACTGCGTGCCCAACGCGCAGCACGCCGTGCGCCAGGGCAAGCAACTGGCCAAGAACCTCATCGCCGTGCTGCGCGACGAGCAGCCGCGAGAGTACAACCACACCAACCTCGGCGCCGTCGCCGGCCTCGGGCTGTGGGTGGGCGTGTACCAGTGGCGCGGCGTCGCGGTGAAGGGCTGGATGGCCTGGATCATGCACCGCGGCTACCACGGCCTCGCCATCCCGATGTGGGAGCGCAAGCTGCGGGTCTTCGGCGGCTGGGTCGGGCACTTCTTCCTCGGCCGCGACACCGTGAGCCTGTCGGCGCGCGAGACGCCCCAGGCCTACTTTCAGAAGTTCGCCTCGCGCCCCAAGGTCTGA
- a CDS encoding LacI family DNA-binding transcriptional regulator: MPSKRVTLSDVARRAGLSSTAASMILNGRPDTRLSQDAHDRVIRAAEELGYRPNLTARGLRTSTTDTIGFISDVVATTRFASGLIKGALDAAHDAKHVLLVLETAGDPRREAEAIEAVLDRQVDGIIFATMRSRELYVPRIPDSTQVVLLNATNDSYPNSVLPDERQGGRTAVDLLASRGHREGIVLLGFDEEAERGLFRSMTVARRIAGIGEAMRDHGLKFAVTESIWLWEPEHGYAAMKKILKRRRSAVRSILALNDRLAFGAHQALTEAGLSVPDDVSIVSFDNDEIAAYMRPGLTTIALPHEQMGRTAVEVLLDHDRSGEILVPMPIVERDSIAPASS, encoded by the coding sequence ATGCCGAGCAAACGCGTCACGTTGAGCGATGTCGCACGGCGTGCTGGCCTGTCGTCGACAGCCGCCTCGATGATCTTGAACGGTCGGCCAGACACACGCCTCTCGCAAGACGCGCACGACCGGGTGATCAGAGCTGCCGAAGAACTCGGCTATCGACCGAACCTGACTGCTCGCGGCCTGCGCACCTCGACCACCGACACGATCGGCTTCATCTCTGACGTCGTGGCCACGACCCGCTTCGCCAGCGGGCTCATCAAGGGTGCGCTCGACGCCGCGCACGACGCCAAGCACGTCCTGCTCGTGCTCGAGACCGCGGGCGACCCGCGCCGCGAAGCAGAAGCGATCGAGGCTGTGCTCGATCGCCAAGTCGACGGCATCATCTTCGCCACCATGCGATCTCGAGAACTGTACGTTCCCCGCATTCCCGACAGCACTCAAGTGGTGCTGCTCAACGCCACCAACGACTCGTACCCCAACTCGGTGCTGCCCGACGAGCGTCAAGGCGGACGCACTGCCGTCGATCTTCTCGCGTCGAGAGGCCACCGCGAGGGCATCGTGCTGTTGGGCTTCGACGAAGAAGCAGAACGCGGCCTCTTTCGGTCGATGACCGTCGCACGGCGCATCGCCGGAATCGGCGAGGCCATGCGAGACCACGGCCTAAAATTCGCTGTGACCGAATCGATCTGGTTGTGGGAGCCCGAGCACGGCTATGCCGCGATGAAGAAGATCTTGAAGCGCCGAAGGTCAGCAGTGCGCAGCATTCTGGCGCTCAACGACCGCCTGGCCTTCGGCGCGCATCAGGCACTCACCGAGGCCGGGCTCTCCGTGCCAGACGACGTGTCGATCGTCTCGTTCGACAACGACGAGATCGCCGCCTACATGAGACCCGGCCTCACGACCATCGCGCTGCCGCACGAGCAGATGGGCCGCACCGCGGTCGAGGTTCTGCTCGACCACGATCGATCGGGCGAGATACTCGTGCCCATGCCCATCGTCGAGCGCGACTCGATCGCCCCAGCGTCGAGCTGA